In the genome of Capra hircus breed San Clemente chromosome 5, ASM170441v1, whole genome shotgun sequence, one region contains:
- the LOC102177333 gene encoding cytochrome P450 2D14 isoform X1, which yields MGLLSGDTLGPLAVAVLIFLLLLDLMHRRSRWAPRYPPGPTPLLVLGNLLQVDFEDPRLSFNQLRRRFGNVFSLQQVWTPVVVLNGLAAVREALVYRSQDTSDRPPQAIYEHLGFGPRAEGVILARYGKAWREQRRFSLSTLRNFGLGKKSLEQWVTEEASCLCAAFADQAGHPFSPMELLNKAVSNVIASLTFGCRFEYKDPRIVKLLDVMEDGLKEEMKIVRQVVEAVPMLLRIPGLAAKLIRGQKVFMTLIDELITEQKMTRDPTQPPRHLTDAFLDEVKEAKGNPESSFNDENLRMVVADLFSAGMVTTSTTLAWALLLMILHPDVQRRVQQEIDEVIGKVRRPEMGDQALMPFTVAVVHEVQRFADIAPLGVPHMTSRDIEVQGFHIPKGTTLITNLSSVLKDETVWEKPFCFHPEHFLDAQGRFVKQEAFIPFSAGRRACLGEPLARMELFLFFTSLLQHFSFSVPAGQPRPSDHGVFAFLVTPPPYQLCAVPH from the exons ATGGGGCTGCTGTCTGGGGACACGCTGGGGCCCCTGGCCGTGGCCGTGCTCATCTTCTTGCTCTTGCTGGACCTGATGCACCGGCGCTCACGCTGGGCCCCACGCTACCCACCAGGCCCCACGCCGCTGCTGGTGCTGGGCAACCTGCTGCAGGTGGACTTCGAGGACCCACGTCTCAGCTTCAACCAG CTGCGGCGCCGCTTCGGGAACGTGTTCAGCCTGCAGCAGGTCTGGACGCCGGTAGTCGTGCTCAACGGGCTGGCCGCTGTGCGCGAGGCGCTGGTGTACCGCAGCCAGGACACTTCCGACCGTCCACCTCAGGCAATCTACGAGCACCTGGGTTTCGGGCCGCGCGCCGAAG GAGTGATCCTGGCGCGATATGGGAAGGCCTGGCGCGAACAGCGACGCTTCTCCCTGTCCACCCTGCGCAACTTCGGCCTGGGGAAGAAGTCACTGGAGCAGTGGGTGACTGAGGAGGCCTCGTGCCTCTGTGCCGCCTTCGCCGACCAGGCCG GACATCCCTTTAGCCCCATGGAGCTCCTGAATAAAGCAGTGAGCAACGTGATCGCCTCCCTGACTTTCGGGTGTCGATTCGAGTACAAGGATCCTCGCATCGTCAAGCTGTTGGACGTGATGGAGGATGGGCTGAAGGAAGAGATGAAAATAGTGCGCCAG GTGGTGGAAGCTGTGCCCATGCTCCTGCGCATCCCAGGGCTGGCCGCCAAGCTCATCCGGGGGCAGAAGGTTTTCATGACCCTGATTGATGAGCTGATCACTGAGCAGAAGATGACCCGGGACCCGACCCAGCCACCCCGACACCTGACCGATGCCTTCCTGGATGAGGTGAAGGAG GCCAAGGGGAACCCCGAGAGCAGCTTCAATGATGAGAACCTGCGAATGGTGGTGGCCGACCTGTTCTCCGCTGGGATGGTCACCACCTCGACCACGCTGGCCTGGGCCCTCCTCCTCATGATCCTGCACCCAGACGTGCAGC GACGGGTCCAGCAGGAAATCGATGAGGTGATAGGGAAGGTGAGGCGACCAGAGATGGGGGATCAGGCCCTCATGCCCTTCACCGTGGCCGTGGTCCATGAGGTGCAACGCTTTGCAGACATCGCTCCCCTGGGAGTGCCCCACATGACATCCCGTGACATCGAGGTGCAGGGCTTCCACATCCCAAAG GGGACGACACTCATCACCAACCTGTCGTCAGTGCTGAAGGATGAGACCGTCTGGGAGAAGCCCTTCTGCTTCCACCCGGAGCACTTCCTGGATGCCCAGGGCCGCTTCGTCAAGCAGGAGGCCTTCATACCCTTCTCCGCAG GCCGCCGCGCATGCCTCGGGGAGCCCCTGGCCCGCATGGAGCTCTTCCTCTTCTTCACCAGCCTCCTGCAGCACTTCAGCTTCTCGGTGCCTGCCGGGCAGCCCCGCCCCAGCGACCATGGTGTCTTTGCCTTCCTGGTGACCCCACCCCCCTACCAGCTCTGTGCGGTGCCCCACTAG
- the LOC102177333 gene encoding cytochrome P450 2D14 isoform X2 produces MGLLSGDTLGPLAVAVLIFLLLLDLMHRRSRWAPRYPPGPTPLLVLGNLLQVDFEDPRLSFNQLRRRFGNVFSLQQVWTPVVVLNGLAAVREALVYRSQDTSDRPPQAIYEHLGFGPRAEGVILARYGKAWREQRRFSLSTLRNFGLGKKSLEQWVTEEASCLCAAFADQAGHPFSPMELLNKAVSNVIASLTFGCRFEYKDPRIVKLLDVMEDGLKEEMKIVRQVVEAVPMLLRIPGLAAKLIRGQKVFMTLIDELITEQKMTRDPTQPPRHLTDAFLDEVKEAKGNPESSFNDENLRMVVADLFSAGMVTTSTTLAWALLLMILHPDVQRRVQQEIDEVIGKVRRPEMGDQALMPFTVAVVHEVQRFADIAPLGVPHMTSRDIEGTTLITNLSSVLKDETVWEKPFCFHPEHFLDAQGRFVKQEAFIPFSAGRRACLGEPLARMELFLFFTSLLQHFSFSVPAGQPRPSDHGVFAFLVTPPPYQLCAVPH; encoded by the exons ATGGGGCTGCTGTCTGGGGACACGCTGGGGCCCCTGGCCGTGGCCGTGCTCATCTTCTTGCTCTTGCTGGACCTGATGCACCGGCGCTCACGCTGGGCCCCACGCTACCCACCAGGCCCCACGCCGCTGCTGGTGCTGGGCAACCTGCTGCAGGTGGACTTCGAGGACCCACGTCTCAGCTTCAACCAG CTGCGGCGCCGCTTCGGGAACGTGTTCAGCCTGCAGCAGGTCTGGACGCCGGTAGTCGTGCTCAACGGGCTGGCCGCTGTGCGCGAGGCGCTGGTGTACCGCAGCCAGGACACTTCCGACCGTCCACCTCAGGCAATCTACGAGCACCTGGGTTTCGGGCCGCGCGCCGAAG GAGTGATCCTGGCGCGATATGGGAAGGCCTGGCGCGAACAGCGACGCTTCTCCCTGTCCACCCTGCGCAACTTCGGCCTGGGGAAGAAGTCACTGGAGCAGTGGGTGACTGAGGAGGCCTCGTGCCTCTGTGCCGCCTTCGCCGACCAGGCCG GACATCCCTTTAGCCCCATGGAGCTCCTGAATAAAGCAGTGAGCAACGTGATCGCCTCCCTGACTTTCGGGTGTCGATTCGAGTACAAGGATCCTCGCATCGTCAAGCTGTTGGACGTGATGGAGGATGGGCTGAAGGAAGAGATGAAAATAGTGCGCCAG GTGGTGGAAGCTGTGCCCATGCTCCTGCGCATCCCAGGGCTGGCCGCCAAGCTCATCCGGGGGCAGAAGGTTTTCATGACCCTGATTGATGAGCTGATCACTGAGCAGAAGATGACCCGGGACCCGACCCAGCCACCCCGACACCTGACCGATGCCTTCCTGGATGAGGTGAAGGAG GCCAAGGGGAACCCCGAGAGCAGCTTCAATGATGAGAACCTGCGAATGGTGGTGGCCGACCTGTTCTCCGCTGGGATGGTCACCACCTCGACCACGCTGGCCTGGGCCCTCCTCCTCATGATCCTGCACCCAGACGTGCAGC GACGGGTCCAGCAGGAAATCGATGAGGTGATAGGGAAGGTGAGGCGACCAGAGATGGGGGATCAGGCCCTCATGCCCTTCACCGTGGCCGTGGTCCATGAGGTGCAACGCTTTGCAGACATCGCTCCCCTGGGAGTGCCCCACATGACATCCCGTGACATCGAG GGGACGACACTCATCACCAACCTGTCGTCAGTGCTGAAGGATGAGACCGTCTGGGAGAAGCCCTTCTGCTTCCACCCGGAGCACTTCCTGGATGCCCAGGGCCGCTTCGTCAAGCAGGAGGCCTTCATACCCTTCTCCGCAG GCCGCCGCGCATGCCTCGGGGAGCCCCTGGCCCGCATGGAGCTCTTCCTCTTCTTCACCAGCCTCCTGCAGCACTTCAGCTTCTCGGTGCCTGCCGGGCAGCCCCGCCCCAGCGACCATGGTGTCTTTGCCTTCCTGGTGACCCCACCCCCCTACCAGCTCTGTGCGGTGCCCCACTAG